The Janthinobacterium lividum genome has a window encoding:
- a CDS encoding HAMP domain-containing protein translates to MRNWHRSIAARLALGYGVLVVVSISIVCAVFYFGTIGVLDRSVDRKLTLLSERLAALYEQGGSSRTTAEIAHLLTDRTDSDTEIFLLVDADGSRVAGNLSSWPDLGSPVDRLLHRDVTREGRRVPARMLIRDLAGGARLFVGRDMEEGKSIRTLVLRSLAYGGGVAILLVVAGAWLFRRQLEARIGQIRRTAGEIEAGDLSRRIPVSSEDEFGLLSRDINRMLDRIEHLMEGVRHVSNAIAHDLRTPLGRIRNKLDGALRQQQGVAGYESAAQAAIDDIDDLTRVFDKLLQIAAAESGMRPENFDDIDLQQIGADIVEMYEATADEQGVLLVQMYGEGVPARGDRNLLGSALASLVDNAIKYAGRGRHGGSVGRQR, encoded by the coding sequence GTGCGTAACTGGCACCGCTCGATCGCGGCCCGCCTGGCGCTCGGCTATGGCGTGCTGGTGGTCGTCTCGATCAGCATTGTCTGCGCCGTGTTCTATTTCGGCACCATCGGCGTGCTGGACCGCAGCGTGGACCGCAAGCTGACCTTGCTCTCGGAGCGCCTTGCCGCGCTGTACGAGCAAGGCGGCAGCAGCCGCACGACGGCGGAAATCGCCCATTTGCTCACAGACCGCACCGACAGCGACACGGAGATTTTTTTGCTGGTGGACGCCGATGGCAGCCGCGTGGCCGGCAATCTGTCTTCTTGGCCCGACCTTGGCAGCCCCGTGGACCGCTTGCTGCACCGCGACGTCACGCGCGAAGGACGCAGGGTGCCCGCGCGCATGCTGATCCGCGACCTGGCGGGTGGTGCGCGCCTGTTCGTCGGACGCGACATGGAGGAGGGCAAGTCGATCCGCACTCTGGTGCTGCGCTCGCTGGCCTATGGCGGCGGGGTGGCCATCCTGCTGGTAGTGGCGGGCGCGTGGCTGTTCCGGCGCCAGCTCGAAGCGCGTATCGGGCAGATCCGCCGCACGGCGGGGGAAATCGAGGCGGGAGACCTGAGCCGGCGCATTCCCGTCTCCAGCGAAGATGAATTCGGCTTGCTGAGTCGCGATATCAACCGCATGCTCGACCGCATCGAGCATTTGATGGAAGGCGTGCGCCACGTGTCGAACGCCATCGCGCACGACTTGCGCACGCCGCTGGGCCGCATCCGCAACAAGCTCGATGGCGCCTTGCGCCAGCAGCAGGGCGTGGCCGGCTACGAGAGCGCTGCGCAGGCAGCCATCGACGATATCGACGACCTGACGCGCGTGTTCGACAAGCTGCTGCAGATCGCGGCGGCCGAATCGGGCATGCGCCCGGAGAATTTCGACGACATCGACCTGCAGCAGATCGGCGCCGACATCGTGGAAATGTACGAAGCGACGGCCGACGAGCAGGGCGTGCTGCTGGTGCAGATGTATGGCGAGGGCGTGCCGGCGCGCGGCGACCGCAACCTGCTGGGCAGCGCCCTGGCCAGCCTGGTCGACAACGCCATCAAATACGCGGGGCGGGGGCGCCACGGTGGAAGTGTTGGCCGGCAGCGATGA
- a CDS encoding sensor histidine kinase: MEVLAGSDEQGNWLAVRDNGPGVPAEELPKLTQRFYRLDKSRHLPGNGLGLSIVAAIAALHGGSLEIEDAAPGLRLRLRLLC, translated from the coding sequence GTGGAAGTGTTGGCCGGCAGCGATGAACAGGGCAACTGGCTGGCCGTACGCGACAACGGCCCTGGCGTGCCAGCGGAGGAACTGCCGAAGCTGACGCAGCGTTTTTACCGGCTCGACAAGAGCCGCCATTTGCCCGGCAATGGCCTGGGCCTGTCCATCGTGGCGGCCATCGCCGCTCTGCATGGCGGTAGCCTGGAGATCGAAGATGCGGCGCCGGGCTTGCGCCTGCGATTGCGGCTGCTGTGCTAG